One window of the Leptospira koniambonensis genome contains the following:
- a CDS encoding Cys-rich protein, with amino-acid sequence MRLSLFSTLFLFSLIMIGITDCKDPYQQKCQEICGFFTSCVEKQFESKGPMEASQKSFMQMECESGCLREQGYAMPCYESEKTCTGFTRCLMESGLMD; translated from the coding sequence ATGAGGCTGTCCCTTTTTTCGACCTTATTCTTATTTTCTTTAATTATGATCGGGATCACCGATTGTAAAGATCCCTACCAACAAAAATGCCAAGAGATCTGCGGATTTTTCACCTCTTGTGTGGAGAAACAATTCGAGTCCAAGGGACCCATGGAAGCATCCCAAAAAAGTTTCATGCAAATGGAATGTGAATCCGGATGTTTGAGAGAACAAGGATATGCAATGCCTTGTTATGAGTCCGAAAAAACTTGCACCGGATTTACACGTTGCCTTATGGAATCCGGGCTAATGGATTGA
- a CDS encoding ArnT family glycosyltransferase has product MNLVQDGKNTPFAKYSIWFLLAVAILPLFLTFPLDVIDIDSSQYAEIGREMTDSGNWFFIRDNGRRYLDKPILTFWKISSSFTLFGQNNYAFRLPAILMTLLSLWGVFTITKLYSGNSKRAWISVFLYALSPGLYAMVVDPKIDVYVTPYIILVFAFYYLGTKKNPAYYYAMYLAMGLGFITKGPIAVVIPGIGIGGDILFRRDWKRLLGMKLFPGGILALLPPFLWSIPLYLEFNTYGPYFFLWVQSFGRFYVKMYDQKFNPLFFYSNFSWAFGIFILPFIAWIVSNLIGFVKEKGKGLFSNIRKNEWKDQDFVPAFWLFLFLFLISFSKYQLPQYIYWCLPAGAIVGSGFLLKLIEGSEGSLSFVGKILVYLTSLGFVFAGILFPILVMDVPLSYYVWVAIYLGFAAIVLLYFKLNVVLGTLVVSVSFFFTLVSLYAYPLLVSYQPSKEVGEIIQEAEPGKEKFLMFGVPASKRSYAFYSKRITRTLFDPEVLFEALQKDGERMILISEKYLPHFDEFTANRVDLDIFAEYQSYKVATPELGFFLKSKRDSLTTTVYLGKIRFKPGKEVVKTNSK; this is encoded by the coding sequence ATGAATTTAGTTCAGGATGGGAAAAACACCCCTTTTGCGAAATATTCTATTTGGTTTCTTTTGGCTGTAGCTATTCTGCCCTTATTTCTTACATTTCCTTTGGATGTAATCGATATTGATTCTTCCCAATATGCAGAGATCGGTAGGGAAATGACCGATAGCGGAAACTGGTTTTTTATCAGAGATAATGGAAGAAGATACCTGGACAAACCAATCCTAACTTTCTGGAAGATCAGTTCTTCTTTTACTCTTTTCGGACAGAATAATTATGCATTTCGTTTGCCTGCGATCCTAATGACACTTCTCTCTCTTTGGGGAGTGTTTACTATCACCAAACTATATTCAGGAAATAGTAAGCGTGCCTGGATCTCCGTATTCTTATACGCATTGTCTCCAGGATTGTACGCAATGGTGGTGGATCCTAAGATAGATGTGTATGTAACTCCTTATATCATTTTAGTATTCGCATTTTATTATTTAGGAACTAAGAAAAATCCCGCCTATTACTACGCGATGTATCTCGCTATGGGGCTTGGCTTTATAACAAAGGGGCCGATCGCAGTTGTGATCCCTGGAATAGGGATTGGCGGAGATATTCTTTTTAGAAGAGACTGGAAAAGACTTCTGGGGATGAAACTTTTCCCAGGAGGGATTTTGGCGTTACTTCCTCCATTCTTATGGTCCATTCCTTTGTATTTAGAGTTTAATACTTACGGACCTTATTTCTTCCTTTGGGTCCAATCTTTTGGTCGTTTTTACGTCAAGATGTATGACCAAAAGTTCAATCCTTTATTCTTCTACTCTAATTTCTCTTGGGCATTTGGGATTTTCATATTACCTTTTATAGCTTGGATCGTATCGAATTTGATTGGATTCGTAAAAGAGAAGGGTAAGGGTTTATTCTCGAATATTCGAAAAAATGAATGGAAGGATCAGGATTTTGTACCTGCGTTCTGGTTATTCTTATTTTTGTTTTTGATCAGTTTTTCCAAATACCAACTTCCTCAATACATTTACTGGTGTCTTCCTGCAGGAGCCATCGTTGGTTCTGGATTTTTACTTAAGTTGATAGAAGGTTCAGAAGGATCTCTTTCTTTTGTAGGTAAAATTTTAGTTTATCTGACTAGTTTGGGATTTGTATTTGCTGGGATCTTATTTCCGATCTTGGTGATGGATGTTCCACTTTCTTATTATGTTTGGGTGGCGATTTATCTAGGATTTGCTGCGATTGTTCTGCTGTATTTCAAACTGAATGTAGTGCTTGGGACCTTGGTAGTATCCGTTTCCTTCTTCTTTACTTTAGTAAGTTTGTATGCATATCCATTGCTTGTTTCTTACCAGCCTTCCAAAGAAGTAGGGGAGATTATTCAAGAAGCAGAGCCTGGAAAAGAAAAATTTTTGATGTTTGGTGTTCCTGCTTCTAAAAGATCTTATGCGTTTTATTCGAAACGTATCACTAGAACCTTATTCGATCCTGAAGTCTTATTTGAGGCACTGCAGAAGGATGGAGAAAGAATGATACTTATCTCCGAAAAATATTTGCCTCATTTTGATGAGTTTACTGCGAATCGAGTGGATCTGGATATTTTTGCAGAGTATCAGAGTTATAAGGTGGCTACTCCTGAACTAGGCTTCTTCTTAAAATCGAAAAGGGATTCCTTAACGACTACTGTGTATTTGGGGAAGATCCGATTTAAACCTGGAAAAGAGGTCGTGAAAACGAATTCTAAATAA
- the rlmN gene encoding 23S rRNA (adenine(2503)-C(2))-methyltransferase RlmN — protein sequence MPNTEILENGEGKIPVKGHTLEELTQIISELGEKPFRAKQIYNGLYANRYESWEEFSTIGKDLKEKLKEKFSLSSISVAKHLKSVDGTQKFTFESVPGSGKEFESVWIPSGDGGRKTICISSQIGCTLNCKFCATAKLPYMGNLKAGEIIDQILQVERIVGDRATNIVFMGMGEPMHNYFNVMRAAKLLHDGEALGMGAKRITISTSGVVNGIRRFIENKEPYNLAISLNHPDPNGRKEIMDIEEKFALPELLDAALEYTKVLKRRITFEYVMIPGVNMSVEDAKKLVKIARRLDCKINVIPLNTEFYGWRRPTDQEIDEFLRHLEPAGVPILNRRSPGKDINGACGMLAAKS from the coding sequence ATTCCCAATACTGAGATCCTGGAGAATGGAGAAGGAAAAATTCCGGTCAAGGGGCATACCTTAGAAGAACTCACCCAGATCATTTCAGAACTTGGTGAAAAACCTTTTAGAGCTAAACAAATTTATAATGGATTATATGCGAATCGTTATGAGTCCTGGGAAGAATTTTCCACAATCGGTAAGGACTTAAAAGAAAAATTAAAGGAGAAGTTCAGCTTATCCTCCATTAGCGTTGCAAAACATTTAAAATCAGTAGACGGAACCCAAAAATTTACATTCGAATCTGTTCCTGGAAGTGGAAAAGAATTCGAATCAGTATGGATCCCTTCTGGAGACGGTGGAAGAAAAACGATCTGTATTTCTTCTCAAATAGGTTGTACCTTAAATTGTAAATTCTGCGCTACAGCAAAACTTCCTTATATGGGAAATTTAAAAGCGGGTGAGATCATAGACCAGATCCTTCAGGTAGAAAGGATCGTAGGCGATAGAGCCACAAATATAGTGTTTATGGGAATGGGCGAGCCTATGCATAATTACTTTAATGTAATGCGTGCGGCAAAACTTCTTCATGATGGAGAAGCTTTAGGAATGGGCGCTAAAAGAATTACTATCTCTACTTCTGGAGTAGTGAACGGCATTCGTAGATTTATAGAAAACAAAGAGCCTTATAATCTTGCAATTTCTCTCAATCATCCTGATCCGAATGGAAGAAAAGAGATCATGGATATAGAGGAGAAGTTCGCTCTTCCCGAACTTTTGGATGCTGCCTTAGAATATACAAAAGTTTTAAAGCGTAGGATCACATTTGAATATGTGATGATCCCTGGCGTGAATATGAGTGTAGAAGACGCCAAAAAATTGGTAAAGATCGCTAGACGATTAGATTGTAAAATAAACGTAATCCCTTTGAATACCGAGTTCTATGGCTGGAGAAGGCCCACCGATCAGGAAATAGATGAATTTTTGCGTCATCTGGAACCTGCAGGAGTTCCTATCTTGAACAGAAGGTCCCCTGGAAAAGACATCAACGGGGCATGCGGAATGCTCGCCGCAAAAAGTTGA